The Polynucleobacter sp. TSB-Sco08W16 genome includes a region encoding these proteins:
- a CDS encoding SDR family NAD(P)-dependent oxidoreductase, which yields MKLLPTPFRALVIGASGTIGDAFVELLTNHPACSELTGVHRHSKYPLDYLNPDSIESCAAELAAEAPYQLIINTIGVLHSEHWMPEKRLDDLNADQLIDLMKINAIGPALTIRHFSKLLDPQNSIMVTLSAKVGSIEDNRLGGWYSYRASKAALNMLIKTAAIELTRTKPNAALIALHPGTVNSRLSKPFRGQQIGRPANEAVADMFRVIENLQKEDTGSFLSYSGEKLPW from the coding sequence TTGAAACTACTTCCAACCCCCTTTCGCGCGCTCGTCATTGGAGCCTCTGGCACCATTGGAGATGCTTTTGTGGAACTTCTCACAAATCACCCTGCCTGCTCAGAGCTTACAGGCGTGCATCGACACTCTAAATACCCTCTTGATTACCTCAATCCCGATTCAATCGAGTCCTGTGCTGCAGAGCTTGCAGCAGAAGCACCCTATCAACTCATTATCAATACGATAGGGGTATTGCACAGCGAACACTGGATGCCTGAAAAAAGACTGGATGATCTCAATGCGGATCAATTAATAGATTTAATGAAAATTAATGCTATTGGACCGGCCCTTACTATTCGTCACTTTTCCAAGCTGTTAGATCCACAAAATAGCATCATGGTCACTCTTTCAGCCAAGGTCGGCAGCATAGAGGACAACCGTCTTGGCGGATGGTACAGCTATCGAGCCTCTAAAGCAGCGCTCAATATGCTCATTAAGACTGCGGCAATAGAGCTCACTCGCACTAAACCCAACGCGGCATTAATTGCTCTGCATCCTGGGACGGTTAACTCCAGACTCTCTAAACCTTTTAGAGGACAACAGATTGGCAGACCTGCAAATGAGGCCGTAGCTGATATGTTTCGAGTGATTGAAAATCTACAGAAAGAGGATACAGGCAGCTTCCTCTCTTACTCAGGTGAAAAATTACCTTGGTAG